The window GGATTTATCAGCCATCTCTTGTTCGGAGGGTTTACCAGGAGAAGCAGTTCCATCGGAGGTTTCAGGCGCAGAGGTTCCCAGAGGGATAGTCGCTACGGTAGTTACCGGAGCGGTTTCAGCTGAGGGTTCTAGGGAAATGGTTTTGACGGTGGTGGTTTCCGAAGGAGTGGTATCAACTTCGGTGGTGTCCGGGGGAGTGATTTCGATGGCGGTGATTTCCGGGGGAGTGATTTCGATGGCGATGGTTTCCGGGGGAGTGATTTCGATGGCGATGGTTTCTGGGGGAGTGATTTCGACGACGGTGGTCTCCGGGAGAGTGATTTCAACGGCAGTGGTTTCCGGAGGAGTGATTTCGATGGCGGTGGTTTCCGGGGGAGTGATTTCGACGGCTGTGGTTTCCGGGGTAGTGATTTCGTCGGCTGTGGTTTCCGGGGAAGTGACTTCTACAGCGGTGACGGCGGCGGGAATGGTCGAAGCAGGAGTCTTGGGGGAGATCCGGGAGGCCTTAGCGGTAGATTTACGGGCGGAATTGGGGGTGGTTTTTCTGGCACGTAACTTGGGAGCCATGTCTGCGTGCTTTTCCCTTCTCACTTTCTCAGGGATCCAAAAGGAACGGAAAAATCCAAGAAGCTCTCGACACTAGACAAGGAAACACTAGAGGGGATGAGGGGAACGACCTAACGTGTATATTATAAGTACAAAAATAACCCTAGTCTTTTTATGTTATTCCTAGAATATCCCCGTAACCTACCTAATAAGCTAGTACAGTAGCAGTCCGTTGAATCTTTACTGCCCCTTACTGGGACAAACAATTACTAGGGCAATCACCGTGAGCCAACACGTGTCAATCCATCCACTGGCAACATTTTTCTTCAGACCACcagtgtttttttgtttttgtctccgtatttttatctgctccggTCTCCCAAAATTATCTGCTTCATTTTCTGTCGTGTCCGGTTTCTCAAGTCCCTATAATAGGATCGATCCCACCCGAGTAATGTATTCGGACAAGAGTAATGTGGTCATTTCCATCCTTTATTGGAAGAATTTGAGGAAATAGACGGAGcagggaaatggagcagatcaTGATCATGCTCGTTAAAGTTAAAAGGACTAACGATTATGAAAGTAAAAGTAAATCCTAACCAGGACCAAAAAGTTTGAAAATGCTTTTTAGATAATAATTATTTGTGAGAAAGAATGCCACACAGTGGTGCAGCGCACACctccctgcgcccagacactaAGGGTGCATCAGTCATTTTGCATGCCCCTATGTTTGGGCACAGGGGCGGCGTGCGCTGCGTGACCAgatggcattctctttccctaattatTTATTCGAAAAGAGAACACTACCTAGGCGCATGCTATGCGTTAcccttgtgcccagacacaggggcaaGCAAAATGACCATCGCACCTCCGAgattttccacctttccatggggccATGGGGTACAAAATGACCGCTACACCCCAGAGattttttgcctttccatgggggtgagGTGGTTATATTTCGCACATCCCTATATCTAGGCACAAGGGCAATGCACCGCACGTGCCCATATAACGTTCTTTCTCTGttatttattataataatataataaaacccCTTTTACAAACTTTTGACAAAACAAGTATTGGGCTAGTATTCTATGAGTCACAGTTAGACAATTCACTCACTTTGATGTTCTCCCTAACAGAGTAGTTGTAACCATTTTGAGTGTTACCACATTCATATTCATACTCTGAATCCTGGGCAGATAAATATATAATCAATCATATTGGTAGGCGTCATCCATCAAAGAACCCTCAATGACCAATTGGGTAGATCAAAAAATCAGTAGTAGCAACTGCAACAAGAGTTATGTATGCAACAATAGGAGCATACCCAGATGGAAACTAAGTTCTCACTCACAACCCATATAACAAACTACACCAAGTAAGAAGCATAGAACAATCAGTTCATAAATATCACTATTGAATATTGATACACCATATACACACAACGTATAAATGCAACCATAAGTGCCTCTCAGGTAAGGGGGAAAATAAGTAATAGAGATTCATGTTGCGAAACACAACTGGCGCTGAGACATTCATGAATCTCAACAGATCAATACACACAAGTGTATCCACATCTATGTTTTCATGTCAATCTTTATTGAGGAAATATACAATGTGGCACTTAGTCATAGATGCTTCTAGCTTTGGTAATCTTCAAAGAAGACTCTCTTGGACTAATGGAACTTTGTAATCTTTAAAGAAGACTCTTTGGGAGAAGGGCTCTCACACATCATCTTTCAATGTGAGAGTTGAAACAATCATCAATGAGACCATATTTTGAGACTGGACCTGGTCCTTGGGTCTTAGTGCATGACTTGACTTGTCCTTGGACAACGGTTTGGTGCTGAGTCTTGATAGGCTTTAATGCGGGCTGATCTCCTTAAGAGCTTGTGAGTACTAGATGGATGCACTTGGGCTTTAATGCGGGctgatctctttctttttaggaGCTTATGAGTACTGGAAGAATGCACTTAAGCTGCATCATGGAATGATATAGATCTTTGCGTATTAACACACGTGTTAGTAATCCCATGAACCATTATCTTACTCTGAGTTTCATCACCAAAACCTAAGGCATAATAATTTGACGCCCCATATATCCATAAAACTCTCATTGCAgtttgttgggtaattgtattacaattccttacaaataattgaaacaacacgaattgcaatacaatagattaagcagtagaaactaggcttgacttttggctgaaatgagaagaccaaagcttggatttgatgtagaaccacacctgcaacaacttgaacaagcttgaggttgagtcacacttgtggtgctgcctttaaggtaattgatgcctcctactgccaaggagtgttctgcaccactaccccaagataaaacaacctccaactagaagatgaagcagtcattctagtcccttgaaggagtcAAGAGCTccaacacagcaaccctctaacacacttagaagaaaaaagagagagagagaataatactcttagtgattgctaagtatgggcatgaacatgtatcaAAAGATGTATCTTACAatgcaattggttgggtttatataggcccaagaccaatccttgcactcccttggaattcccaagaataaccatccacttgtgaccaaattgaagaatgagatttatggacatgaatatggacatgaattggaggttaatttcaaattcatggtcatttcccactaagggtcatgaatgatcttaaaattcattcatccTCCATTAAGACCATAAATGCCTTAAAACCCCATGAAGGGTCATTCTCCATTAAGGACCATGAAGGCCTTAATACCCCATAAAGAGAGAGACATCatctatggccatgaattgagaaatcaatctcattcaatatccttgacccacattcccactcatgataatgaccatgaatagactttagggtacccatagaatgttacaacctttggaattacttctttgatcacatgggtcccacaccataacaaagcaagcaatctaaatattttgaaacttaaaataaaataaaatatattttaaatctaacacaGTTTGATCCAGTTTCGGTAATTAGATCGAAGGGGAAATTTAAAGTCAAGATCAATGGCTTTTGAGAGAAAAAGGTATGTTGTTTGGCAGAGAGAGAACAGGATGAGAGAGGTAAGTAGAGAAACAAGAGTTTATTTGAGTTTTAATGAAATTACATTGTTGCCCATACTTTAAGCTGTTGTGATTTGTGAACACATGATCATTAAAGTCTTTAGAGCAAAATAAGTTGAAGTGATTTCAGCCTCTGCAGTTGAGATAGTTCCTCACCTATTTCAAGATTTTTATCTAAATTGGtttttatttatgagaaatAAGGTGTAAAAATCCTACAAAACAACTTCAGAAATTGAAATCGCCCACAGAAAtcaaatataaatcatattatGGAAAACCTTTAGATTAGAGTTAAAGTTTTATTTTACTCAATTTTATATTTGTTCTACCTTCTTAATAAATTTTTGTAAAGTTAATTGTGACCcttagaattagggttttgctatTGGTTACATTGAGTTTGTTATCATATTGAAAATGCCCTCCTTCGTATAATGTGGTGGTCTTCTTTATTCTTCGGAGGCAAAAATGATAAtatagaaaaaataataatatatgtaatttttataattattctTTGTCTTATATGATCCACATCAAATGGTGAAAActtaatgtatatatatatggttacATGAGGAATATCTTCTATAAATATGAGTTATGacttgtaattaaaaaaaaaaaaaaacgataatTCATGGTGAGAGAAAGAATACATCACAATATGACATATTTCTAGTCTTTGTGGGTGGATCGTTTAGGTATGGATCTGCTCTCCACCTCATCCACACCGTCCACGGGATGTGGGTCCTGACCTTATGTGCGGTGTGGATTTGAACtcggtaagttatgcatgcctTCTTATTTACATCATTAGTGTTTACACCAAAGATAATAACTAATACACACTTCAGAGTTTAATAATTAAAATGTTTCCAATTTATTTTACAGAGCCAAGATGATGAGAAACTTGGACATGGAAATGAAATTACAGAACAAGATTTAGGTTTCAGATTCTACTGAATGCTGAAGTCTATACTTTGCATAAACCCCTAAAGCCACCACCACAGCAATCCCAATTGCGACATTCACAATTGCTCGTGTTGGTTGCTTAAACCTGAAGCTTATACCCATACCAAACCTATAACTAATTGTTTGTTTTTGAGGATCAAGTACTCgattttccttttccttggATCCAATCATCATCTTTCCAGCACTGTCTCCACCTTCACCTGCAAGTTTCCCATCTATTCCCTTCATTTCCTTCttatcatcttcttttattttcttctcaccTTGATTTGGTGTTTCTTGTTGCTTAGGCATAGCTTCATCTTTTGTGGAAATTTGAGTAATTGTCTTTGGCATTGTAATGTGAAGAACTCCATTAGCAAACTTAGCTTTAATCTCTTTCTCATTACAATTGTTTGGAATGAAAAAATCCTTGCGGAAACGACTCCATTTGTTTTCTGTAAGGGGACGTTCACCAGTAACCTTTAATTGGCCATGACCGTCGATCTGAATTCTCAGCTGATCCCTCTTGAAATCTATTAACATGATCAGAAAAGAGTTATTAATCCAAGAATGAAACCATAAATAAAATCGAcccagaatgcattccaagaatgcatatcaaacacagcccaTGATTgcatgaaattaaattaaatgagGGGAAAATGTACCAGGAAGATTGATAATAAAAGTATCACTTCCTTCCTCTCTTGCCCAGTTTGATGAGGGCTGGAAATCTTCGTATGTTCGTGTGGCGGCACTTGGTTGAGCCATTTGTTGAAGAAGTAGTGAAATATTTGAATGAGAAAGGTGGGAGAAGCTTGGCTTGTTTTGATTACTTTGGTGGAGGTCACTGAGGAAAGGAAATATATATAGATCGATGATATGTTAAGGGAGAGGAATTCGGAATTGAAGGAGTATCCTTTACGGTGAGTTATTCGTTTATGGCTTCAAAGGGTTTGTTTAAGGATGTTTTGTGAATATTGAAATTCTCAACTTGAAGAAAAGTTGCCTTCTGCCATGGGAAAACCTCTAAAGACCCTTTTCGGTGTAGATTGTAGAATCTTAATAGTAAAGCTTTCTGGACAAAAAAAGGTTATCAAACAATGCAAACATGGGTACGTTTGCCTGAATAATTATCACGGCGGGcatct is drawn from Telopea speciosissima isolate NSW1024214 ecotype Mountain lineage chromosome 1, Tspe_v1, whole genome shotgun sequence and contains these coding sequences:
- the LOC122669142 gene encoding inactive protein RESTRICTED TEV MOVEMENT 2-like, whose amino-acid sequence is MAQPSAATRTYEDFQPSSNWAREEGSDTFIINLPDFKRDQLRIQIDGHGQLKVTGERPLTENKWSRFRKDFFIPNNCNEKEIKAKFANGVLHITMPKTITQISTKDEAMPKQQETPNQGEKKIKEDDKKEMKGIDGKLAGEGGDSAGKMMIGSKEKENRVLDPQKQTISYRFGMGISFRFKQPTRAIVNVAIGIAVVVALGVYAKYRLQHSVESET